From Planktothrix serta PCC 8927:
CTGAAGCACTTGCTGAATTTGAAGCCGGAGATTATCAAGAAATGTAATGCACTATACTAATCGTAAATTCTGGTTATTTTATAATCAGCTACCTGAAGATATAAAACAGATAGCAGATGCTTCTTATGAATTATTAAAAACTAATCCTAATCATCCTTCGTTACATTTTAAGAAAGTTAAT
This genomic window contains:
- a CDS encoding ParE family toxin-like protein, whose translation is MHYTNRKFWLFYNQLPEDIKQIADASYELLKTNPNHPSLHFKKVNKYWSVRVGKAYRALGIEVKNGILWFWIGTHAEYDRLIGK